Proteins found in one Mesorhizobium sp. CAU 1732 genomic segment:
- a CDS encoding PQQ-dependent catabolism-associated CXXCW motif protein, whose translation MLAFAGPARAGGVEEPAGYRMGDYKARVPDTLKDVRVVDTKEAEALWREKKTLFIDVMPNTPKPANLPAGTIWKDKVRENIPGSIWLANVGYGAIPDETADYFRSSLEAGTVSDKSRPILFYCMTDCWMSWNAAKRAVEWGYSSVIWYPFGADGWESANLPLEENRPYTIGD comes from the coding sequence ATGTTGGCGTTCGCGGGGCCGGCGCGAGCGGGCGGTGTCGAAGAGCCTGCCGGCTACCGGATGGGCGATTACAAGGCGCGCGTGCCCGATACCCTCAAGGACGTGAGGGTCGTCGATACGAAGGAGGCGGAAGCGCTCTGGCGGGAGAAGAAGACCCTGTTCATCGATGTCATGCCGAACACGCCGAAGCCCGCGAACCTGCCTGCCGGGACGATATGGAAGGACAAGGTCAGGGAGAACATTCCTGGCAGCATCTGGCTCGCTAATGTGGGCTATGGCGCAATCCCGGACGAGACGGCCGACTATTTCCGGTCAAGCCTCGAAGCAGGCACAGTGTCCGATAAATCCCGCCCCATCCTGTTCTATTGCATGACCGACTGCTGGATGTCCTGGAACGCCGCCAAACGGGCGGTCGAATGGGGCTACAGCTCGGTGATCTGGTATCCGTTCGGGGCGGATGGCTGGGAAAGCGCGAACCTGCCCCTTGAGGAGAATCGGCCTTACACGATCGGCGATTGA
- a CDS encoding cadherin-like beta sandwich domain-containing protein → MRGGFGAFSGRVGFFFFVLVACVQIALTAPASAQQPTASDFTVTAPYGSTAINYSFVGHATGGYFQVDVGGFSQLGAPSVVGSGSAGPGLYVSFYNPGFVRAGAVRYWTCTSDTQCTGADRADATITFVPTGVPTPVVTSVAVPADGSYQAGDQLQFTVNFDHDVTVTGTPRIEMNVGRHTRYADYVSGSGSRALVFTHTVQPLDMALRGIIVTALRANGGTIRSAAYADANLALNNMPSTAGVLVDTTPLFANDFTVTAPYGSIRVNYNFEAHAGGGFYQIRLDDFRQLGNFPGGSVGGWDPAFFVDFFPPGFVAAGTVPYEVCRTLDQCIGATITFVPTGAPTPAVSSVAVPADGTYRAGDPLQFTVNFDLDVTVTGTPQIALNVGGATRYATYVSGSGSSALVFTYAVQPGDMAPGGIAVTALSANGGMIRSVAHADANLALNIIGDASGVLIDATPPEVQAVSVVGSPPSNAGNITLEIVFSEPVTGFVVAGMTPLPPAGSSAALANLRTCDNITYQVDVDMTGPGTYGIQIAAGSVVDAAGNGNVAYTNNSVWVRLSDDASLSSIVSSAGALNPVFASGTLAYTLAVDHDTETLTLTPLVSNSDATVTVDGQGVTSGSASQPVALAVGANVITILVTAQDGTSTQSYTVTATRAPSGDARLTGLATSAGAVDPVFTPTVFAYALAVNHEVDSLSVTPTVAEATAMVTVDGQAVASGSASQPVALAVGANVITILVTAQDGTSTQSYTVTATRAPSGDARLTGLATSAGSIDPAFTPTVFGYGLTVGHEVDSLSVTPTVAEATATVTVDGQAVTSGSASQPVALAVGANVITILVTAQDGTSTQSYTVTATRAPSGDARLTGLATSVGSIDPAFTPTVLAYALAVGHEVDSLSVTPTVAEATATVTVDGQAVTSGSASQPVALAVGATPIRIDVTAADGTVLSYRLTVDRLAASNASLAALSIGIGALEPAFSPGTSNYTVNLDHDTENLTFTPAVADTNATVTVNGQAVASGTPSQALPLAVGPNAVSIVVTAQDRTSTQTYTVTIVRAGSADANLAGLLLSAGTLEPAFSPGTRAYSVAVDHGVEMMALTPTAAHANAAITIAGQSVASGAASQPVPLAIGSNTVSVTVTAQNGSTSLIYTVTATRAEATRPDPSQDAEVVGLLNAQLGAARRFAQTQTRNFGSRLEQLHNEGDRRASSMNVRFGLQQDSSVSPAQRELEQLTAARQDASGGQHAGQMPGMLAYGASDANLAPGTATANSELSSSSSLMAPDFGPFAFWSGGFVNFSERDSGGIDLDSTMVGVSGGVDYRFSQRFVGGFGVGYSRDQTDIGSNGTESRGAAFSGALYGSYKPVDNLFIDGLIGASRLDFDSRRFVTANGEFAEGSRSGAQLFGSLTASYEFRGEKWLISPYGRAELSRSWLDGFTETGGGSYGLTYGDQTIDTLSGVLGIRASYAFDMDWGVLTPGVRAEYTHDFDGSSRVSLGYTDIGGLPYAIDIDPTVRDYATLGLSLDMRFDNDWDLGFDYRTSFGGSGNHDHAFGAKLGVRF, encoded by the coding sequence ATGCGGGGCGGCTTCGGCGCGTTTTCTGGACGCGTGGGTTTTTTCTTTTTTGTGCTGGTGGCGTGCGTTCAGATTGCGCTGACCGCACCGGCGTCGGCGCAGCAGCCCACCGCCAGTGATTTCACGGTAACGGCGCCCTATGGTTCGACAGCGATAAACTACAGCTTTGTGGGCCACGCGACCGGAGGGTACTTTCAGGTAGATGTCGGAGGGTTCAGTCAGTTGGGGGCCCCCTCGGTGGTGGGTTCAGGCAGCGCCGGCCCCGGCCTCTACGTGTCTTTCTACAATCCGGGGTTTGTCAGGGCCGGGGCTGTCCGATACTGGACGTGTACGTCTGACACGCAATGCACCGGCGCCGATCGCGCAGACGCGACGATCACCTTCGTGCCGACGGGCGTACCTACGCCGGTCGTGACATCCGTAGCCGTTCCAGCCGATGGCAGCTACCAGGCCGGCGATCAGCTACAATTCACGGTCAACTTCGATCACGACGTCACCGTCACCGGCACGCCTCGAATCGAGATGAATGTCGGCAGGCACACACGCTATGCGGATTATGTCAGCGGGAGCGGCTCACGCGCGCTTGTCTTCACGCACACGGTGCAGCCCTTAGATATGGCACTGAGGGGCATCATCGTTACCGCCCTGCGTGCCAATGGCGGCACGATCAGAAGCGCCGCTTACGCCGATGCCAATCTTGCGTTGAACAACATGCCCAGCACCGCCGGCGTGCTTGTCGACACGACGCCGCTGTTCGCCAATGATTTCACGGTAACGGCACCCTACGGTTCGATAAGGGTAAACTATAACTTTGAGGCCCACGCGGGCGGCGGCTTCTATCAGATTAGGCTAGATGATTTCAGACAGTTGGGAAACTTTCCCGGGGGCTCTGTAGGCGGCTGGGATCCTGCCTTTTTCGTAGATTTCTTTCCTCCGGGTTTTGTCGCGGCCGGGACTGTCCCCTACGAGGTATGTAGGACTCTCGATCAATGCATCGGAGCCACGATCACTTTCGTGCCGACGGGCGCACCCACGCCCGCCGTGTCATCCGTGGCTGTTCCAGCCGATGGCACCTATAGGGCCGGCGATCCGCTGCAATTCACCGTTAACTTCGATCTCGACGTCACCGTCACCGGCACGCCTCAAATCGCGCTGAATGTCGGCGGGGCCACGCGCTATGCGACCTATGTCAGCGGGAGCGGCTCCAGCGCCCTTGTCTTTACTTATGCAGTACAGCCCGGCGATATGGCACCGGGCGGCATCGCCGTTACCGCCCTGAGCGCCAATGGCGGCATGATCAGAAGCGTTGCTCACGCCGATGCCAATCTCGCGTTGAACATTATCGGCGACGCCAGTGGCGTGCTTATCGACGCGACACCACCGGAGGTGCAGGCCGTCAGTGTTGTAGGCAGCCCTCCGTCCAACGCCGGGAACATCACGCTTGAAATCGTGTTTTCCGAGCCTGTGACGGGATTCGTGGTGGCGGGTATGACACCCCTGCCGCCGGCTGGAAGCTCTGCGGCCCTGGCCAATCTGCGCACGTGCGATAACATCACCTATCAGGTGGACGTCGACATGACCGGGCCCGGCACGTACGGCATCCAGATCGCGGCTGGCTCGGTCGTCGATGCGGCGGGGAACGGCAACGTCGCCTACACCAATAACTCGGTGTGGGTGCGCCTTTCGGACGATGCGAGCCTGTCCTCGATTGTGTCCAGCGCAGGCGCGCTCAACCCCGTCTTCGCTTCCGGCACGCTGGCCTATACGCTCGCCGTCGATCATGACACGGAAACCCTGACGCTCACGCCGCTCGTATCGAACAGCGACGCGACGGTGACGGTCGACGGGCAGGGGGTGACCTCGGGCAGCGCAAGCCAGCCGGTTGCGCTCGCGGTCGGAGCCAATGTGATCACCATCCTCGTAACGGCGCAGGACGGCACGAGCACGCAGAGCTATACGGTAACAGCGACGCGTGCGCCTTCGGGCGACGCCCGGCTGACTGGTCTGGCGACGAGCGCGGGAGCGGTCGACCCCGTCTTCACGCCTACGGTTTTTGCCTACGCGTTGGCTGTCAACCATGAGGTCGACAGCCTCTCCGTCACACCGACCGTGGCCGAGGCGACTGCGATGGTGACGGTCGACGGGCAGGCGGTCGCCTCGGGCAGCGCAAGCCAGCCGGTTGCGCTCGCGGTGGGAGCCAATGTGATTACCATCCTCGTGACGGCGCAGGACGGCACGAGCACGCAGAGCTATACGGTAACGGCGACGCGTGCGCCTTCGGGCGACGCCCGGCTGACTGGTCTGGCGACGAGCGCGGGATCGATCGATCCCGCCTTCACGCCCACGGTTTTTGGCTACGGACTGACTGTCGGCCACGAGGTGGACAGCCTCTCCGTCACACCGACCGTGGCCGAGGCGACTGCGACGGTGACGGTCGACGGGCAGGCGGTGACCTCGGGCAGCGCAAGCCAGCCGGTTGCGCTCGCGGTCGGAGCCAATGTGATTACCATCCTCGTGACGGCGCAGGACGGCACGAGCACGCAGAGCTATACGGTAACGGCGACGCGTGCGCCGTCGGGCGACGCCCGGCTGACCGGTCTGGCGACGAGCGTGGGATCGATCGATCCCGCCTTCACGCCCACGGTTCTTGCCTACGCGTTGGCTGTCGGCCACGAGGTGGACAGCCTCTCCGTCACACCGACCGTGGCCGAGGCGACTGCGACGGTGACGGTCGACGGGCAGGCGGTGACCTCGGGCAGCGCAAGCCAGCCGGTTGCGCTCGCGGTGGGCGCGACGCCGATCCGCATCGACGTGACCGCTGCAGATGGGACGGTGCTTTCCTACCGGCTGACGGTCGATCGCCTTGCCGCGTCGAACGCCAGTCTCGCGGCGTTGTCGATCGGCATCGGCGCGCTGGAGCCGGCGTTCTCACCCGGAACCTCGAATTATACGGTCAATCTCGATCACGACACTGAAAACCTGACATTCACACCGGCGGTAGCCGATACCAACGCCACGGTGACCGTAAACGGACAAGCGGTCGCCTCGGGCACGCCCAGTCAGGCACTGCCGCTTGCGGTGGGGCCGAATGCGGTCTCCATCGTGGTGACGGCGCAGGACCGCACGAGTACGCAGACCTATACTGTGACGATCGTGCGCGCAGGCTCGGCCGATGCGAACCTGGCGGGGCTCCTGCTCAGCGCAGGCACGCTGGAACCGGCATTCTCGCCGGGTACGCGGGCATATTCGGTGGCCGTGGACCACGGGGTCGAGATGATGGCGCTGACCCCGACCGCCGCGCACGCTAACGCCGCCATAACCATCGCCGGCCAGTCGGTTGCCTCGGGTGCCGCCAGCCAGCCGGTGCCGCTCGCCATCGGATCGAACACGGTCTCCGTGACTGTGACCGCCCAGAACGGCAGCACGAGCCTGATCTATACGGTTACCGCTACGCGCGCCGAGGCGACCCGCCCCGACCCGTCGCAGGACGCCGAGGTCGTCGGCCTGCTGAACGCGCAGCTCGGTGCGGCGCGCCGTTTTGCGCAAACCCAGACACGCAACTTCGGAAGCCGGCTCGAACAGCTTCACAATGAAGGCGACCGGCGCGCATCAAGCATGAACGTCCGCTTCGGCCTGCAGCAGGACAGCTCGGTCAGCCCAGCGCAGCGGGAACTCGAACAACTGACGGCCGCGCGCCAGGACGCCAGCGGCGGTCAGCATGCGGGGCAGATGCCGGGAATGCTTGCCTATGGGGCGAGCGACGCCAACCTGGCACCGGGGACCGCCACGGCGAATTCGGAGCTATCGTCTTCCTCGTCGTTGATGGCTCCTGACTTTGGACCATTCGCTTTCTGGTCTGGTGGATTCGTGAATTTCAGCGAACGCGACAGCGGCGGCATTGATCTCGACTCCACCATGGTCGGCGTCAGCGGCGGTGTCGACTACCGCTTCTCGCAGCGGTTCGTCGGTGGTTTCGGCGTCGGCTACAGCAGGGATCAGACCGATATTGGTTCCAACGGCACGGAAAGCCGTGGCGCGGCCTTCAGCGGCGCCCTCTATGGCAGCTACAAGCCGGTCGACAACCTCTTCATCGATGGCCTCATCGGCGCAAGCCGGCTGGATTTCGACTCGAGGCGCTTTGTCACCGCCAATGGCGAATTCGCTGAGGGTAGCCGCAGCGGCGCGCAACTCTTCGGTTCGCTTACGGCTTCGTATGAATTCCGCGGCGAGAAATGGCTGATTTCGCCTTATGGGCGGGCCGAACTCTCACGGTCCTGGCTGGATGGGTTCACCGAGACGGGCGGCGGAAGCTACGGGCTGACCTATGGCGATCAGACGATCGACACCCTGTCGGGTGTTCTCGGCATTCGAGCAAGCTATGCGTTCGATATGGATTGGGGTGTCCTGACCCCTGGGGTTCGGGCCGAATACACCCATGATTTCGACGGATCGTCGCGGGTGAGCCTTGGCTATACCGATATCGGCGGGCTGCCCTATGCGATCGACATCGACCCAACCGTTCGTGATTATGCCACACTCGGCCTTTCGCTCGACATGCGCTTCGACAACGACTGGGATCTCGGCTTCGACTACCGGACAAGCTTCGGCGGATCGGGCAACCACGACCATGCATTCGGTGCCAAGCTGGGAGTGAGATTCTAG
- a CDS encoding formylmethanofuran dehydrogenase subunit C translates to MKALTFTLRAEPPERLDLSPLTPQGLAGLDRRAIANIRLGQSKRASTVGDFFRITGSDSKNIVFEGGSSRFDGVGTGATDGEMRVIGDVGAQAGRAMRGGRLTIEGDAGPHAGSGMRGGRLEVQGCAGDHLGAPLAGELAGMNGGVLVVRGRAGAFAADRMRRGLIAVLKGCGDHAGSRMIAGTLMVAGGAGDMPGYLMRRGSILLDRAPKSLSPSFVECGAPDSVFATLADRHLISEGILRRPLLGKTPRRYGGDNAVLGLGEILFPA, encoded by the coding sequence GTGAAAGCGCTGACCTTCACCCTTCGCGCGGAGCCGCCTGAGCGGCTCGACCTTTCACCGCTGACGCCGCAAGGGCTGGCGGGATTGGATAGGCGCGCCATCGCGAATATCCGGCTCGGCCAGTCGAAACGCGCATCGACCGTGGGCGACTTTTTCCGCATCACCGGCAGTGATTCCAAAAACATCGTGTTCGAGGGTGGCAGCAGCCGCTTCGATGGTGTGGGAACGGGGGCGACCGACGGTGAGATGCGCGTCATTGGCGACGTGGGTGCGCAAGCAGGACGCGCGATGCGTGGCGGCCGGCTCACGATCGAAGGCGATGCCGGGCCTCATGCCGGCTCGGGCATGCGCGGCGGCAGGCTGGAGGTGCAGGGCTGCGCCGGCGACCATCTCGGCGCGCCGCTGGCAGGCGAGCTTGCCGGCATGAACGGCGGAGTGCTGGTCGTTCGAGGCAGGGCCGGCGCCTTCGCCGCCGACCGCATGCGGCGCGGCCTCATCGCAGTGCTGAAAGGCTGCGGCGACCACGCCGGCAGTCGTATGATCGCCGGAACGCTGATGGTAGCCGGCGGCGCCGGCGATATGCCCGGATATCTGATGCGGCGCGGCTCGATCCTGCTCGACCGCGCCCCGAAGAGCTTGTCGCCGAGCTTTGTCGAATGCGGCGCGCCGGACAGCGTCTTTGCGACGCTCGCCGACCGCCATTTGATCTCGGAGGGCATCCTCAGGCGCCCGCTTCTCGGGAAGACGCCGCGCAGATATGGCGGCGATAATGCGGTTCTCGGCTTGGGCGAGATCCTGTTCCCTGCCTGA
- a CDS encoding quinoprotein relay system zinc metallohydrolase 2 encodes MPIDPTRRRMMKGLASVGAAALPCCFAQSVLAATGAEFTLREIADGVFAFQGVDELMHPGNEGAICNLGVVVGSDAVAVIDSGGSMAEAQAFIAAITAVTSKPVRYLINTHVHPDHIFGNAAFRALGPTIVGHQNLPAALEARGEYYLRSYREQLGDKLMEGIEIVPPTLLVEDMLELDLGGRVLQLKAWDAAHTDNDLTVHDPTTGTLFAGDLVFMGHLPTIDGSLLGWLRQMNRLAGIDAVRVVPGHGPAPSEWPDALEAERRYFEVLARDLRLAIKEGTPLAEAVKTAGRSEAPNWALFDDYNERNATTAYAELEWE; translated from the coding sequence ATGCCGATCGATCCGACGCGACGCAGAATGATGAAGGGGCTTGCCTCTGTCGGCGCCGCGGCCTTGCCGTGCTGCTTCGCACAGAGCGTCCTGGCTGCAACTGGCGCTGAATTTACGCTTCGTGAAATAGCCGACGGCGTTTTCGCCTTTCAGGGCGTCGACGAGTTGATGCATCCGGGCAATGAAGGCGCGATCTGCAACCTGGGCGTCGTGGTCGGTTCGGATGCTGTGGCGGTGATCGACAGCGGCGGCAGCATGGCCGAGGCTCAAGCCTTCATCGCCGCGATCACCGCGGTCACGAGCAAACCGGTCCGCTACCTGATCAACACCCACGTGCACCCCGACCATATCTTCGGCAATGCGGCGTTCCGGGCACTCGGCCCGACGATAGTTGGCCACCAAAATCTACCGGCGGCGCTCGAAGCGCGCGGCGAGTATTACCTGCGAAGCTACCGCGAGCAGCTCGGTGACAAGCTGATGGAAGGCATAGAGATTGTGCCACCGACGCTGTTGGTTGAGGACATGCTGGAGTTGGATCTCGGTGGGCGCGTGCTTCAACTGAAGGCATGGGACGCTGCCCACACCGACAACGACCTCACCGTTCACGATCCCACGACCGGGACGCTGTTTGCGGGCGATTTGGTCTTCATGGGGCACCTGCCGACCATAGACGGATCGCTGCTCGGCTGGCTTCGGCAGATGAATAGGCTCGCCGGCATAGATGCCGTGCGGGTCGTGCCGGGTCACGGGCCTGCGCCCAGCGAATGGCCGGATGCGCTGGAAGCCGAGCGCCGCTATTTCGAGGTCCTTGCCCGCGACCTCCGCCTAGCAATCAAGGAAGGGACGCCTCTCGCCGAAGCGGTCAAGACTGCCGGGCGCAGCGAGGCGCCGAACTGGGCGCTGTTCGACGACTACAACGAGCGCAACGCGACGACCGCCTACGCCGAGCTCGAATGGGAATAG
- a CDS encoding quinoprotein dehydrogenase-associated SoxYZ-like carrier, whose amino-acid sequence MQYNVFRKLRRSVATLLVAVVAGGALIGSTAAQQSVAGSERIWAALKGDVLGDRPILLDTGLVRIEAPKRAQDAALVPVDIYIDPARASGVKKVTMVIDVNPAPVAATFQFGEDAGVTHLATRVRVNDYSYLRVIAETESGELHMSQTFVKASGGCSAPAVKNSKDALSSMGQMKLRQFVPPAEETMTKAQELQLMIRHPNNSGLQRDPLTQYFIPAHFVQTLSISQGDRLILAMEGGISISEDPNFRFDFATQGTEDIRVEAADTDGKVFTDRWPLDATGL is encoded by the coding sequence ATGCAATACAACGTCTTTCGCAAGCTGCGGCGCTCCGTAGCTACGCTTCTCGTCGCGGTCGTGGCGGGAGGCGCGCTCATCGGGTCGACGGCCGCTCAGCAGTCTGTGGCAGGATCGGAGAGGATCTGGGCGGCGCTGAAGGGCGACGTGCTTGGCGACCGACCGATCCTTCTCGACACCGGTCTCGTCCGCATCGAGGCCCCGAAGCGCGCGCAGGATGCGGCGCTGGTGCCTGTCGACATCTACATCGATCCCGCCAGGGCTTCCGGCGTCAAAAAGGTGACGATGGTCATCGACGTCAATCCGGCGCCGGTGGCGGCAACGTTCCAGTTCGGCGAGGACGCCGGCGTCACGCATCTGGCGACGCGCGTTCGCGTCAACGACTACTCGTATCTGCGCGTGATTGCCGAAACCGAAAGCGGCGAACTCCATATGTCGCAAACCTTCGTCAAGGCGTCGGGCGGATGCTCGGCGCCGGCCGTCAAGAATTCGAAGGATGCGCTGAGCTCGATGGGGCAGATGAAGCTGCGACAGTTCGTGCCGCCGGCAGAGGAAACGATGACGAAGGCGCAGGAGCTGCAGTTGATGATCCGTCACCCCAACAATTCTGGCCTGCAGCGCGATCCGCTGACCCAATATTTCATCCCGGCGCATTTCGTCCAGACCCTGTCGATCTCGCAGGGCGACCGGCTGATCCTTGCCATGGAGGGCGGCATCTCCATCTCGGAAGACCCTAATTTCCGCTTCGATTTCGCGACGCAAGGTACGGAGGACATCCGCGTCGAGGCCGCCGATACGGACGGCAAGGTGTTCACGGACAGATGGCCGCTCGATGCCACGGGGCTTTAA
- a CDS encoding MFS transporter, with protein sequence MADTDSEAGKDTETFVSWKEFLGSPYAASLALVCLAVWLHAADSMIVATMLPSIVAEIGGAALVGWSVSLYEIGSIVAGAASALLTMRFGLRAPMSMAAALFGLGCIVSAVSPTMPLLLTGRALQGIGGGGLVAMGFVAVGLIFPRRYIARAMAAVSTLWGVSAFAGPLVGGFFVEYATWRWGFAFFACQAFALALWIVLRSDAGTTRSTADAAAFPGRRLSLLCLAVVLVALGGVEVSILRTVPSVAAGLVCLIGFLWLDERAGDSRLLPRRPFDPWRPAGAALLMILSMSMATIAITAFGPLLVTAIHGVSALTAGYIVACSSIGWSVMAVLASGLPERFDRLMIALGMTVVSLSILGFLHAVPNGPVWLIAVFAALEGGGFGMAWTFILRRTMAVADADEVQRVSGAIPTIQRLGYALGAAYAGIVANASGLLSIETAADAAKVARWVFASSVPFAAIGLIAMSALVRHRTGKPQQQQLKQPEP encoded by the coding sequence ATGGCGGACACGGACAGCGAGGCAGGGAAGGACACGGAGACATTCGTGTCATGGAAGGAGTTTCTTGGAAGCCCTTACGCGGCATCGCTCGCCCTGGTTTGCCTGGCCGTCTGGCTTCACGCGGCCGACAGCATGATCGTCGCCACCATGCTCCCCTCCATCGTGGCCGAGATCGGCGGGGCCGCTTTGGTGGGCTGGTCCGTCTCGCTCTACGAAATCGGGTCGATCGTCGCGGGGGCGGCCAGCGCATTGCTGACCATGCGCTTCGGCCTGCGCGCGCCGATGAGCATGGCCGCCGCCCTGTTCGGGTTGGGCTGCATCGTCAGCGCCGTCAGCCCGACCATGCCGTTGCTTCTGACGGGACGCGCCCTGCAAGGGATAGGCGGCGGCGGTCTGGTGGCAATGGGCTTCGTCGCGGTCGGCCTGATCTTCCCGCGCCGCTATATCGCGCGCGCGATGGCGGCCGTTTCGACCCTTTGGGGCGTCTCGGCATTCGCCGGGCCGCTGGTCGGCGGCTTCTTCGTGGAATATGCGACCTGGCGGTGGGGCTTCGCCTTCTTTGCCTGCCAGGCATTCGCCCTCGCCCTCTGGATCGTCTTGCGGAGCGACGCGGGCACGACACGATCCACGGCCGACGCTGCTGCATTCCCTGGCAGGCGTCTGTCCCTGTTGTGTCTCGCCGTCGTTCTGGTCGCCTTGGGTGGCGTCGAGGTCTCGATCCTGCGAACGGTCCCTTCCGTCGCCGCCGGTCTGGTCTGCCTGATCGGATTTCTGTGGCTGGACGAGCGCGCGGGCGACAGTCGCCTCCTTCCGCGCCGCCCGTTCGACCCGTGGCGTCCGGCCGGCGCCGCGCTGCTCATGATCCTGTCCATGTCGATGGCGACCATCGCCATCACGGCGTTCGGGCCGCTGCTGGTTACGGCGATCCATGGCGTCTCCGCGCTGACCGCCGGTTACATCGTTGCCTGTTCGTCCATCGGCTGGTCGGTCATGGCCGTTCTGGCCAGCGGATTGCCGGAGCGGTTCGACCGGCTGATGATCGCCCTCGGCATGACGGTCGTGTCCCTCAGCATCCTCGGCTTTCTCCATGCGGTTCCCAACGGCCCTGTCTGGCTGATCGCCGTTTTCGCGGCATTGGAGGGCGGGGGCTTCGGGATGGCATGGACATTCATTCTCAGGCGAACGATGGCGGTCGCCGATGCAGACGAGGTCCAGCGCGTTTCCGGGGCGATCCCCACGATACAGAGGCTCGGCTACGCGCTCGGCGCGGCCTATGCCGGGATCGTGGCGAATGCCTCGGGTCTGCTGTCCATCGAGACAGCCGCAGACGCCGCGAAGGTTGCCCGGTGGGTCTTCGCGTCAAGCGTGCCCTTCGCGGCAATCGGGCTGATCGCCATGAGCGCACTGGTGCGCCATCGGACGGGGAAACCGCAGCAGCAGCAATTGAAACAGCCTGAGCCATAA
- the fhcD gene encoding formylmethanofuran--tetrahydromethanopterin N-formyltransferase: MSRMKVNGVAIDDTFAEAFGMRATALVITGPNRKWARQAAISMTGYATSVIGCGCEAAIDVELPPSETPDNRPGCRVMLFAVSTDELQKQLQNRVGQCVLTSPGSACFAGLDGPNQLKLGSALRYFGDGWQISKKLGQRHFWRVPVMDGEFVCEATVGMTKEAVGGGNLLLLAGSNAKALAAAEAAVAAIDRVQGAIMPFPGGVVRSGSKIGGKYKGMTASTNDAFAPTLRGVVRSELGPDINAVLEIVIDGETSDAVAAAMRAGIKAVTDLGPAKGASRISAGNYGGKLGKFHYHLKDLLP; encoded by the coding sequence ATGTCGCGGATGAAGGTCAACGGTGTTGCGATCGATGATACCTTTGCCGAGGCCTTCGGCATGCGGGCGACGGCGCTCGTCATCACGGGACCCAACCGAAAATGGGCGCGGCAGGCCGCCATATCGATGACGGGCTACGCCACCTCGGTCATAGGCTGCGGCTGCGAGGCGGCGATCGACGTCGAACTGCCGCCTTCGGAAACGCCCGACAACCGCCCCGGCTGCCGCGTGATGCTCTTCGCGGTCAGCACCGACGAGTTGCAGAAGCAGTTGCAGAATCGCGTCGGCCAGTGCGTGCTGACATCGCCGGGCAGCGCCTGCTTCGCCGGGTTAGATGGACCCAACCAGCTCAAGCTCGGCTCGGCTTTGCGATATTTCGGCGACGGCTGGCAGATCTCGAAAAAACTCGGGCAGCGGCATTTCTGGCGGGTTCCGGTCATGGACGGCGAGTTCGTCTGCGAGGCGACGGTCGGCATGACCAAGGAAGCGGTCGGCGGCGGCAATTTGTTGCTGCTGGCCGGCAGCAACGCCAAGGCGCTGGCGGCGGCGGAAGCAGCGGTGGCGGCGATCGACAGGGTGCAGGGCGCCATCATGCCGTTCCCGGGCGGCGTCGTGCGTTCGGGTTCGAAAATCGGCGGCAAATACAAGGGTATGACGGCCTCCACCAACGACGCCTTCGCCCCGACGCTGCGCGGCGTGGTCAGGAGCGAGCTCGGGCCTGACATCAACGCCGTGCTCGAAATCGTCATCGACGGAGAGACCAGCGACGCTGTCGCCGCCGCCATGCGCGCGGGTATCAAGGCCGTCACCGACCTCGGCCCGGCGAAAGGCGCATCGCGCATCAGCGCCGGCAACTACGGTGGCAAGCTCGGCAAGTTCCATTATCATCTGAAAGACCTGTTGCCGTGA